A genomic segment from Limosilactobacillus sp. encodes:
- the argF gene encoding ornithine carbamoyltransferase, giving the protein MPKRDFIDTYTYSKEELQFMVDLGLKIKAAIKDGYYPPLLKNKSLGMIFEQTSTRTRNSAEAAMTELGGHALYLAPGQIQLGEGGHETLDDTGHVLGRLLDIIGARVNRHSEITDLGKYSKVPVVNFMSDQSHPTQALGDLTTIEEHMPAGKQVEDLKIVFVGDATQVCVSTLYFAVQMGMDFAQFGPKDHQIPADDLKRAQKIAKETGATITLSEDESVLEDADFVYTDVWYGLYDKELQKDEYMKIFYPKYQVNDELLAKTNNPDVKVMHCLPASRGEEITDSVLDGEHSIVWDEAENRKTAMRAIFTYLLNPNMKIATKALADKYQGELDHMLAHEPYRTNEELNK; this is encoded by the coding sequence ATGCCAAAGCGTGATTTTATTGATACTTATACATACAGTAAGGAAGAGCTGCAATTCATGGTTGACCTTGGCCTGAAGATCAAGGCAGCAATCAAGGATGGCTACTACCCGCCGCTGCTCAAGAACAAGTCGCTGGGGATGATCTTTGAACAGACCTCCACGCGGACTCGGAACTCAGCTGAGGCCGCAATGACTGAACTGGGTGGCCACGCTTTGTACCTGGCACCAGGTCAAATCCAACTCGGTGAGGGTGGCCATGAAACCTTGGATGACACCGGTCACGTTCTGGGCCGTCTGCTCGACATCATCGGCGCCCGGGTAAACCGTCACTCCGAGATTACCGACCTTGGTAAGTATTCCAAGGTGCCGGTTGTCAACTTCATGAGTGACCAAAGCCACCCAACCCAAGCCCTGGGTGACCTGACCACCATTGAGGAACACATGCCAGCGGGCAAGCAGGTTGAAGACTTGAAGATCGTCTTTGTTGGTGATGCTACCCAGGTTTGTGTATCCACCCTCTACTTCGCCGTTCAGATGGGGATGGACTTCGCCCAGTTTGGCCCAAAGGATCACCAAATTCCAGCCGACGACCTGAAGCGGGCACAGAAAATTGCCAAGGAGACGGGAGCAACCATCACCCTTTCCGAAGACGAAAGCGTTCTGGAGGATGCCGACTTCGTTTACACCGATGTTTGGTACGGCCTGTACGACAAGGAACTGCAGAAGGACGAATACATGAAGATCTTCTACCCAAAGTACCAGGTCAACGACGAGCTGCTTGCCAAGACCAACAACCCGGACGTGAAGGTAATGCACTGCCTGCCAGCTAGCCGGGGTGAGGAAATCACCGATTCCGTTCTTGATGGTGAGCACTCCATCGTTTGGGACGAAGCAGAAAACCGGAAGACGGCCATGCGGGCAATCTTTACCTACCTGCTGAATCCTAACATGAAGATCGCTACTAAGGCCTTAGCCGATAAGTACCAAGGTGAATTGGACCACATGTTGGCACACGAACCATACCGTACTAACGAAGAATTAAACAAGTAA
- a CDS encoding MurR/RpiR family transcriptional regulator has protein sequence MNFFDIVGPRLKDLSDNEHKLFDFVVKNMDEINGKSIREVASLCYVSTATFLRFVRKLGFSGFSEFTTVIKFTLMNHQEEQENPFTVPQTDYRNEYTKNIEESIRVLKADQLKRIADKLAEHPHIFLFAKDTTKHLTEYIKYLFSMSGFNVSFPPDKDYRRLAEQQITDNSLVFIMSFNGENAEFVKLINGLIRQGISPMIVSITEADNNTIQNLSDVNFYIFTDKITINETDIGSRISVIAIMELILYQYIESYGGHDFNLKKNSQH, from the coding sequence ATGAATTTTTTTGACATCGTTGGCCCGCGTCTCAAAGATCTATCTGACAACGAACACAAGCTGTTTGACTTTGTCGTCAAGAACATGGATGAAATAAATGGGAAAAGCATCCGGGAAGTTGCGTCGCTGTGCTACGTTTCCACCGCAACCTTCCTGCGTTTTGTCCGCAAGCTAGGCTTTTCTGGCTTTAGTGAGTTCACCACCGTGATCAAGTTTACACTGATGAACCATCAGGAAGAACAAGAAAATCCCTTTACAGTCCCACAAACAGATTATCGAAACGAATACACCAAAAACATCGAGGAAAGCATCCGGGTATTAAAGGCTGATCAGCTGAAACGGATCGCCGACAAATTGGCCGAGCATCCCCACATCTTTCTCTTTGCCAAGGACACCACCAAGCACCTCACCGAATATATCAAGTATCTTTTTTCGATGTCCGGTTTCAACGTCTCCTTCCCGCCCGACAAGGACTATCGGCGACTGGCCGAGCAGCAGATCACGGATAACTCGCTCGTCTTCATCATGAGTTTCAACGGCGAAAATGCCGAATTCGTTAAACTGATTAATGGCCTGATCCGCCAGGGAATCTCGCCCATGATCGTTTCCATTACCGAAGCGGACAACAACACCATCCAAAATCTCAGCGACGTGAATTTCTATATTTTCACTGACAAAATCACGATCAATGAAACCGATATCGGGTCTCGAATCTCGGTTATCGCCATTATGGAACTGATCCTGTACCAATACATTGAGTCGTACGGTGGCCACGACTTTAACCTCAAAAAGAATTCGCAGCATTGA
- a CDS encoding cation:proton antiporter, with translation MEFIAELAGLLLATQIVANFCRRVEIPEVIGQILVGIIVGPALLNWVHLDSMMNEFQEIGVVILMFIAGLESDLSLLKKYLRPAVIVAVIGVIVPVLVMGGTSYLFGFTKLEALFIGVIFSATSVSISVAVLREFKRLDSREGATILGAAVADDIIGVIMLSIMISMINGSKGGHTSMPLGMALLLQVLFFGGTYLVVRWLAPYLMHLSEHLLTVAAPSVMAMIICLGMAALADYVGLSGAVGSFFAGIAVANTHRKETVDRSFIPIGYALFIPLFFVSVGLNMRFDHIQRSLVFVIVMTLLACLTKLLGCGAGAKLSSFSMPSSYVVGSGMVARGEMALITAQIGYEAHLMSEMYYSDVITVIILATVIAPFMLKHALKVAHEE, from the coding sequence ATGGAGTTTATTGCGGAGCTCGCCGGACTGTTGCTGGCAACCCAAATCGTGGCCAACTTTTGCCGCCGGGTCGAAATCCCCGAGGTGATCGGTCAGATCCTGGTGGGAATTATCGTGGGCCCGGCGCTGCTGAATTGGGTCCACTTAGACAGCATGATGAACGAGTTTCAGGAGATTGGGGTCGTCATCCTAATGTTCATCGCCGGACTCGAGAGTGACCTGTCGCTTTTGAAAAAATACCTGCGGCCGGCCGTGATCGTTGCCGTGATCGGGGTCATCGTGCCGGTGCTGGTGATGGGTGGCACCAGCTACCTCTTTGGCTTCACCAAGCTGGAGGCCCTCTTCATTGGGGTGATCTTCTCGGCCACCTCGGTCAGCATCTCCGTGGCGGTCCTGCGGGAGTTCAAACGCCTGGATAGTCGCGAGGGGGCGACCATCCTCGGGGCCGCCGTGGCCGATGACATCATCGGCGTCATCATGCTGAGCATCATGATCAGCATGATCAACGGCAGCAAGGGTGGCCACACCAGCATGCCGTTGGGGATGGCCCTCCTTTTGCAGGTGCTCTTCTTCGGGGGCACCTACCTGGTTGTCCGCTGGCTGGCACCGTACCTGATGCACCTGAGTGAGCACCTGCTGACGGTGGCGGCACCGTCCGTGATGGCAATGATTATCTGTCTAGGAATGGCCGCCCTGGCAGATTACGTGGGACTGAGCGGGGCCGTGGGTTCCTTCTTTGCCGGGATCGCGGTCGCTAACACCCACCGTAAAGAGACGGTTGACCGGAGCTTCATCCCGATCGGCTACGCGCTTTTCATTCCGCTCTTCTTCGTCAGTGTCGGCTTAAACATGCGCTTTGATCACATCCAGCGTTCACTGGTCTTCGTGATCGTGATGACGCTGCTGGCCTGCCTGACGAAGCTGCTGGGCTGCGGGGCCGGAGCCAAGCTTTCCAGCTTCAGCATGCCAAGTTCCTACGTCGTCGGCAGCGGGATGGTGGCCCGGGGGGAGATGGCCCTGATCACCGCCCAGATTGGTTACGAGGCCCATCTGATGTCGGAGATGTATTACTCCGACGTGATCACGGTCATCATCTTGGCAACGGTGATCGCGCCGTTTATGCTTAAGCACGCCCTGAAGGTGGCCCATGAAGAATAA
- the aguA gene encoding agmatine deiminase yields MQIKDSTPLRDHFKMTAEFNTQKKAFMIWPERPDNWRNGGKPAQKAFAELAKLISNFEPVTMLVNEDQYINAKDKLDGIAQVVEMSSDDAWAKDTLPYYVDNNQRVRAVSFSFNAWGGLLDGLFFPWDKDDQLAIKTAELEKLDYYSSDIVLEGCSIMTDGEGTIVTTEDVLLAEDRNANMSKKFMETVLRQYLGAKKIIWLKHGYFLDETGGDIDNMINFVRPGEIVLTWTNDQTDPLYAACHEAFQILSTATDAKGRSFTIHKLVVPATQCLTKAESEGIDLVNGLMPRAVGQRLTATYVNYITINGAIIFPLFNDPQDQVVQKQLEKLFPQRQIIGFPVREILIGGGGLHTIVNTLPKF; encoded by the coding sequence ATGCAAATCAAAGATTCAACACCACTACGCGATCACTTTAAGATGACGGCCGAATTTAACACCCAGAAAAAGGCCTTTATGATTTGGCCGGAGCGACCAGATAATTGGCGCAACGGGGGAAAGCCTGCCCAAAAGGCCTTCGCCGAGCTGGCCAAGTTGATTAGCAATTTCGAACCGGTCACGATGCTGGTCAATGAAGACCAGTACATCAATGCTAAGGATAAACTCGATGGGATCGCCCAGGTTGTCGAAATGAGCAGCGATGACGCATGGGCAAAGGACACCCTTCCCTACTATGTGGACAACAACCAACGGGTCCGAGCCGTCAGTTTTAGCTTCAACGCCTGGGGTGGGCTCCTGGACGGCCTGTTTTTCCCTTGGGACAAGGATGATCAGCTGGCAATCAAGACGGCCGAACTGGAAAAGCTCGATTACTATTCCAGTGACATCGTTCTTGAAGGATGCTCGATCATGACGGACGGCGAAGGAACCATCGTGACTACTGAGGATGTGTTGCTGGCCGAGGATCGCAACGCCAATATGTCGAAGAAATTTATGGAAACGGTCCTCAGGCAATACCTGGGCGCCAAAAAGATCATCTGGCTCAAACACGGCTACTTCCTCGACGAAACTGGCGGCGATATCGATAACATGATCAACTTCGTCCGTCCCGGAGAAATCGTCCTAACCTGGACCAACGACCAAACCGATCCGCTATACGCCGCATGCCACGAAGCGTTCCAGATTCTCAGCACGGCAACGGATGCCAAGGGACGCTCATTTACCATTCATAAATTAGTCGTGCCAGCTACCCAGTGCCTAACCAAAGCCGAATCCGAGGGGATTGACCTTGTTAACGGCCTCATGCCCCGGGCGGTGGGACAGCGGTTAACGGCAACCTACGTCAACTACATTACAATCAATGGCGCAATCATCTTCCCCTTATTTAATGATCCCCAAGATCAAGTGGTGCAAAAGCAACTAGAAAAACTCTTCCCCCAGCGGCAAATTATCGGCTTCCCTGTTCGTGAGATTCTGATCGGCGGTGGTGGACTGCATACAATCGTAAATACCTTGCCAAAATTCTAA
- a CDS encoding ClC family H(+)/Cl(-) exchange transporter, whose protein sequence is MATNQHSIKRSRDVLRTAPVTSFFSEVVSGIVVGAITGLIVSVFRWIIDHAMKALMVIYPQMAQHPLYLIPYVILTLGIVWLLNNVMQAEPIDLVGSGVPQIQEILHGQHRMNAQDVLWRRFVGGLLAICPGLFLGREGPCIQMGACVGQILGERFRLSAQQKRFLMESGIAAGLSAAFSAPLAGVIFLVEEITFKFQPRKCMAALAAAISADLVTVAFFGVHPCLYLPLQADLPASAYSWLILVGVVIGVLAFGYQYTLLNLHWWFSKLPLPQKYHKAIPLLLVIPIGLWNARVLGGSHGFILYLTKLPASVPLSSLLIIFLVFLALRFVFSMISYGSTVPGGIFMPLLVLGALIGGIIGIVMINHHLIPATCFLNLIVITMAAYFGAVEGTPFTALTLLTEMVGSVEQILPMVLLTFIAYLTCNVLGGRPIHAALREEMVFEGA, encoded by the coding sequence TTGGCTACTAACCAGCACAGCATCAAACGATCCCGCGACGTTTTGAGAACCGCACCCGTCACCTCATTCTTCAGTGAGGTTGTCAGTGGCATCGTGGTCGGGGCAATCACTGGCCTGATCGTCAGTGTCTTTCGGTGGATCATCGACCACGCAATGAAGGCCCTGATGGTCATCTATCCTCAGATGGCCCAGCATCCCCTCTACCTGATCCCATACGTCATCCTTACGCTGGGGATCGTTTGGCTGCTCAACAACGTCATGCAGGCGGAGCCAATTGATCTGGTCGGTTCCGGGGTTCCCCAGATTCAGGAGATCCTCCACGGACAGCACCGGATGAATGCCCAGGACGTTCTGTGGCGACGCTTCGTTGGTGGCCTCCTGGCAATCTGTCCCGGGCTCTTCCTCGGTCGCGAGGGTCCCTGCATTCAGATGGGCGCCTGTGTCGGCCAAATTCTCGGTGAGCGCTTCCGGCTGAGTGCTCAACAGAAGCGCTTTTTGATGGAGAGCGGCATCGCGGCCGGCTTATCGGCGGCCTTCTCTGCACCCCTGGCCGGCGTGATCTTCCTGGTGGAGGAAATCACCTTTAAGTTTCAGCCGCGTAAGTGCATGGCCGCCCTCGCCGCGGCCATCAGCGCCGACCTAGTGACGGTGGCTTTCTTCGGCGTCCACCCTTGCCTCTACCTGCCGCTGCAAGCCGACTTGCCAGCGTCTGCTTACAGCTGGCTGATCCTGGTCGGAGTCGTCATCGGGGTGCTGGCGTTTGGCTACCAGTACACCCTGCTCAACCTGCACTGGTGGTTTAGCAAGCTGCCCCTGCCCCAGAAATACCACAAGGCGATCCCGCTCCTGCTGGTCATCCCGATCGGCCTGTGGAATGCCCGGGTACTCGGCGGCAGTCACGGCTTCATCCTCTACCTCACCAAGCTGCCCGCCAGCGTTCCCCTGAGCAGCCTGCTCATTATCTTTCTTGTCTTCCTCGCACTGCGCTTTGTTTTCTCAATGATTAGCTACGGGTCCACCGTACCGGGCGGGATCTTCATGCCCCTGCTGGTTCTCGGTGCCTTGATCGGTGGAATCATCGGCATCGTCATGATCAACCATCACCTGATTCCGGCCACCTGCTTTTTGAACCTGATCGTCATCACGATGGCCGCCTACTTCGGCGCGGTTGAGGGGACCCCCTTCACCGCCCTGACGCTTTTAACGGAGATGGTGGGCTCGGTCGAACAAATCCTGCCGATGGTCCTGCTCACCTTCATCGCCTACCTGACCTGCAACGTGCTGGGCGGACGGCCAATCCATGCGGCCCTGCGTGAGGAAATGGTCTTTGAAGGGGCTTAG
- the aguA gene encoding agmatine deiminase, whose amino-acid sequence MKTLKSSPKKDGFRMPGEFEPHKGVYILWPQRPDNWRNGGKPAQKTFVEVAKAISQFEHVTVGVNDDQYENALTMLPDNVEVVEISNDDSWVRDCGATFVKNDKGDMRAVDWHFNAWGGLVDGLYFPWDKDDRVASKMAELEGVDRYRLNDFTLEGGSIHVDGEGTLVTTEECLLSEGRNPQLSKEQIGEVLKEYLNLDKIIWLHKGIYNDETNGHVDNICNFVEPGHVVLAWTDDQSDPQYEISRENLEILENSTDAKGRKIKVTKLYVPKPVLITKEESEGVDAVDGTLPRQEGDRLAASYVNYYTANGGIVFPTFGDPNDEKAKETLQACYPDRKIVGVPAREILLGGGNIHCITQQVPKA is encoded by the coding sequence ATGAAAACTTTAAAAAGCAGTCCTAAAAAAGATGGTTTCCGCATGCCAGGAGAATTTGAACCACACAAAGGTGTATACATTCTGTGGCCACAACGTCCTGACAACTGGCGTAACGGAGGAAAGCCGGCTCAAAAGACCTTCGTTGAGGTCGCCAAGGCCATCTCACAATTTGAACATGTGACGGTTGGGGTTAATGATGACCAGTACGAAAACGCTCTGACAATGCTGCCTGATAATGTGGAAGTGGTCGAAATTTCAAACGACGACTCCTGGGTTCGTGACTGTGGTGCCACCTTCGTCAAGAACGACAAGGGCGACATGCGGGCCGTTGATTGGCACTTCAATGCCTGGGGTGGCTTGGTTGATGGCCTTTACTTCCCGTGGGACAAGGACGACCGGGTAGCCTCCAAGATGGCGGAACTGGAAGGCGTCGATCGCTACCGCCTGAATGACTTTACCCTAGAAGGGGGCTCCATCCACGTCGACGGCGAAGGTACCCTGGTAACCACCGAAGAATGTCTGCTTTCCGAGGGTCGGAACCCACAATTGTCCAAGGAACAGATTGGTGAAGTCTTAAAAGAATACTTGAACCTTGATAAGATCATCTGGCTGCACAAGGGGATTTACAACGATGAAACCAACGGGCACGTTGACAACATCTGTAACTTCGTTGAACCGGGTCACGTTGTCCTGGCTTGGACCGATGACCAGTCCGACCCACAATACGAGATTTCTCGTGAAAACCTTGAGATTCTCGAAAACTCAACCGATGCCAAGGGTCGGAAGATTAAGGTTACCAAGCTCTACGTTCCAAAGCCGGTGCTGATCACGAAGGAAGAGTCCGAAGGCGTGGACGCGGTTGATGGTACCCTGCCACGTCAAGAAGGCGACCGGCTTGCCGCTTCATACGTAAACTACTACACCGCAAACGGCGGGATTGTCTTCCCAACGTTTGGTGACCCAAACGATGAAAAGGCAAAGGAAACCCTGCAGGCCTGCTACCCAGACCGAAAGATTGTTGGTGTGCCAGCGCGTGAAATCTTGTTAGGTGGTGGGAACATCCACTGCATCACCCAGCAGGTTCCGAAGGCATAA
- a CDS encoding APC family permease — protein MDAKPKKQFRLFDAVLMSVVVIMTVESVAPAAAIGPSQFFWWIFLLIFFFLPYGLVSSELGTAYTGEGGIYDWVKQAFGDRWGGRLAYLYWINYPLWMASLAVLFTQIADQAFQIHMGIWVTMIIQLIFVWAVTLIGNKPVSESKWLTNVSAIFKIIIILSLAGLGIYVAVTKGVANDYSGTNLLPKANLSSLSNLSVIIFNFLGFEVVATMADNMDDPKHQIPKATIYGGILIAIFYLLAAFAVGVAIPTSKLSASSGLLDSFLLLMGKMNWFIVMVGIMFMFILVSEMISWALGINYVADYAAKNHDLPAVFAKEDKNGMPIGAGIVNGIIASILCIAAPFIPNQDIFWAFFSLNVVTLILSYALMFPAFWKLRKIDPDHERPFKVPGGKVMINLFTWIPEILIILSVLLTILPTGKADFNSKMPVLIGTIVALILGEIIVRVAQKGKIK, from the coding sequence ATGGATGCAAAACCAAAGAAACAATTCCGTTTGTTTGACGCCGTCTTGATGTCCGTAGTTGTTATTATGACGGTCGAGTCAGTCGCACCCGCAGCCGCCATTGGTCCATCACAGTTCTTCTGGTGGATCTTTCTCCTGATCTTCTTCTTTCTGCCGTATGGATTGGTTTCCTCAGAATTGGGGACCGCCTATACCGGTGAAGGGGGCATCTATGACTGGGTTAAACAAGCATTCGGCGACCGCTGGGGTGGCCGCTTAGCCTACCTCTACTGGATTAACTATCCACTCTGGATGGCGAGTCTAGCCGTACTGTTTACGCAAATTGCCGACCAAGCTTTCCAAATCCACATGGGAATCTGGGTGACGATGATTATCCAGCTTATCTTTGTCTGGGCCGTCACCTTGATCGGTAATAAGCCGGTATCCGAAAGTAAATGGCTGACCAACGTTTCTGCCATTTTCAAGATCATTATTATTCTCTCCCTGGCTGGCCTGGGAATTTACGTTGCAGTTACCAAAGGGGTCGCAAATGATTACAGCGGTACTAACTTGTTGCCAAAGGCTAATCTGAGTAGCCTGAGCAACCTGTCAGTGATCATCTTTAACTTCCTGGGCTTTGAAGTTGTTGCTACCATGGCTGACAACATGGATGATCCAAAGCACCAGATCCCGAAGGCCACCATTTATGGTGGGATCCTAATTGCAATCTTCTACCTGTTAGCAGCGTTTGCGGTCGGCGTTGCAATTCCAACGTCGAAGCTCTCTGCCTCCAGCGGCCTGCTTGACAGTTTCCTCCTTCTGATGGGCAAGATGAACTGGTTTATCGTCATGGTCGGGATCATGTTTATGTTCATCCTGGTCTCGGAGATGATCTCCTGGGCGTTAGGGATCAACTACGTGGCCGACTATGCCGCAAAGAACCATGACCTTCCCGCAGTTTTTGCCAAGGAAGACAAGAACGGGATGCCGATCGGTGCCGGAATCGTTAATGGCATCATTGCTTCCATTCTCTGCATTGCCGCCCCATTCATTCCAAACCAGGACATTTTCTGGGCCTTCTTCTCCCTGAACGTCGTGACCCTGATTCTTTCCTACGCCTTGATGTTCCCAGCATTCTGGAAACTGCGTAAGATTGACCCAGATCACGAGCGGCCGTTCAAGGTCCCTGGTGGAAAGGTGATGATCAACCTCTTCACCTGGATTCCAGAAATCCTGATTATTCTGAGTGTTCTCTTAACCATTTTGCCAACCGGTAAGGCTGACTTTAACAGTAAGATGCCGGTCCTAATCGGGACAATCGTTGCCCTGATTTTAGGTGAGATTATCGTTCGTGTTGCACAAAAGGGAAAAATTAAGTAA
- a CDS encoding Rpn family recombination-promoting nuclease/putative transposase, with amino-acid sequence MSLTTDKQLIAKRWEAASLTDDFVFSKALLDPQISLQIIKRVFPARRINNIQLLNPQQEMGATYDAKSVRFDIYAIDDHGSRYDLEMQQLDRHNLPYRNRYYQSTLANDCYLKGEDYNQADNANVVFFCCFDPFGIGAQRYDSPRSLVNFPTYPYRDGESTTYFDINSLQHTVGPGLQNLFDLMAGRSVDESDALIIQLRQRIQFVKQNRKWRADYMLKSLYEMDLEHDRAVAVKEGREQGIKQGIEQGIEQGQQSQQLIMVKNLIKNGQTQEQVITFLTQLQGMSPHAAKDLYQAAKHS; translated from the coding sequence ATGTCTTTAACAACCGACAAGCAATTAATCGCCAAGCGCTGGGAAGCGGCAAGTCTGACCGACGATTTTGTTTTCAGCAAGGCCCTGCTGGACCCACAGATCAGTCTGCAGATCATCAAACGCGTCTTTCCCGCCCGACGAATCAACAATATCCAGTTGCTGAACCCGCAACAGGAAATGGGAGCCACTTACGATGCCAAGAGTGTCCGCTTTGACATTTACGCAATCGACGACCACGGCAGCCGCTATGACCTGGAGATGCAGCAGCTCGACCGCCACAATCTCCCCTATCGCAACCGCTACTACCAATCGACACTCGCCAATGACTGTTACCTCAAGGGCGAGGATTATAATCAGGCGGACAACGCCAACGTCGTTTTCTTCTGTTGCTTTGACCCATTTGGGATTGGGGCACAGCGATACGACTCACCGCGTTCACTGGTCAATTTTCCGACCTATCCCTATCGTGACGGCGAATCAACCACTTATTTCGACATTAATAGTCTGCAGCACACGGTCGGCCCGGGGCTCCAAAACCTCTTCGACCTAATGGCGGGCCGATCAGTTGATGAAAGCGACGCACTTATCATACAATTAAGGCAACGAATTCAGTTTGTAAAACAAAATCGGAAATGGAGGGCGGACTACATGCTTAAATCACTCTACGAAATGGACCTGGAACACGACCGGGCAGTTGCAGTTAAGGAGGGCCGTGAGCAGGGAATCAAACAAGGAATTGAACAGGGAATTGAGCAAGGACAGCAAAGCCAGCAGCTGATCATGGTCAAAAACCTGATCAAAAATGGCCAAACCCAAGAACAGGTCATCACCTTCCTAACGCAGCTACAGGGGATGTCACCGCATGCGGCCAAGGACCTCTACCAGGCCGCCAAACATTCATAA